One Ignavibacteriota bacterium DNA segment encodes these proteins:
- a CDS encoding DUF4397 domain-containing protein gives MRYRFLSLLAFVMLAMTTTSSAQTARIQVIHNAADPAADSVDIYVNGTKALDNFAFRAASPFLTVPAGTPVTIGIAPWNSTGASDTIASFTYTLAHDQKYLIIASGVLAPPQFAENPDNKPTGFTLLVKSGAIEAGHGGSVSLAVAHGATDAPRVDVVARGGGTLVDDAAYGDITGYLTVPPSAYTLDIKDASGTVTVASFTADLSGLANGAAVVFASGFLSPLANKNGALFGLFAALPNGTVIELPATTARLQVIHNAADPAAAEVDIYLNGQKLLDNFAFRTATPFIDVPARLNMNIGVAPGTSTSFADTLTSFNVALAEGEKYVALANGVLNPAGFASNPNGKNRAFTLFTKAGARETSSSTGNVQFFVVHGATDAPFVDVDARGVGNRQQCWIRRHHRLSDGSGGKLHP, from the coding sequence ATGCGATACAGATTCCTCTCTCTGCTGGCGTTCGTCATGCTGGCCATGACGACGACCTCCTCGGCACAAACCGCAAGGATCCAGGTGATCCACAATGCGGCTGACCCCGCTGCAGATTCTGTCGATATCTATGTGAATGGCACCAAGGCGCTTGACAATTTCGCGTTCCGTGCGGCAAGCCCGTTCCTCACGGTGCCAGCCGGTACCCCTGTCACCATCGGCATAGCGCCCTGGAACAGCACTGGTGCTTCCGACACGATCGCAAGTTTCACCTACACCCTGGCCCATGATCAGAAGTACCTGATCATTGCCTCGGGTGTGCTGGCACCACCGCAATTCGCAGAGAACCCTGACAACAAGCCCACCGGATTCACGCTGCTTGTCAAGAGCGGTGCGATCGAAGCGGGGCATGGAGGCTCCGTCAGCCTCGCGGTTGCCCACGGCGCCACCGACGCGCCCCGTGTTGACGTCGTCGCGCGTGGCGGTGGCACACTCGTGGATGACGCAGCATACGGCGACATCACGGGTTACCTTACAGTACCGCCATCGGCCTACACGCTGGACATCAAAGACGCTTCAGGCACTGTGACGGTCGCTTCATTCACTGCGGATCTTTCCGGGCTGGCCAATGGTGCCGCCGTCGTGTTCGCCTCCGGTTTCCTGTCGCCGCTGGCCAACAAGAACGGCGCGCTCTTCGGCCTCTTCGCCGCGCTGCCCAACGGCACCGTTATTGAACTGCCGGCAACCACCGCACGCCTGCAGGTGATCCACAATGCCGCAGATCCGGCCGCGGCCGAGGTCGACATCTACCTTAACGGCCAGAAGCTTCTGGACAACTTCGCCTTCCGCACGGCCACGCCGTTCATCGACGTGCCGGCACGGCTGAATATGAACATCGGCGTGGCGCCGGGGACCAGCACATCGTTCGCCGATACGCTCACCAGCTTCAATGTTGCGCTTGCCGAAGGTGAGAAATATGTTGCCCTTGCGAATGGCGTTCTGAACCCCGCAGGCTTTGCTTCCAATCCGAACGGCAAGAATCGTGCATTCACGCTCTTCACCAAGGCCGGGGCACGCGAAACATCTTCTTCCACCGGTAACGTGCAGTTCTTCGTCGTGCACGGTGCCACCGACGCACCGTTCGTTGATGTCGACGCCCGGGGAGTCGGCAATCGTCAACAATGCTGGATACGGAGACATCACCGGCTATCTGACGGTTCCGGCGGCAAGCTACACCCTTGA
- the nikR gene encoding nickel-responsive transcriptional regulator NikR, which yields MTRHALVRFGVSIEQDLITKFDSYIDHAGYGTRSEAIRDLIRARLVEEGVQDPKIAATGVLSLVYDHHQRELEDHLTGLQHDHHELIIASTHVHLDHHNCLEVILLKGSAGEIRDIGAALASFKGVKHSSLNLTTTKEL from the coding sequence ATGACACGCCATGCTCTCGTCCGGTTCGGAGTTTCCATCGAACAGGACCTCATCACCAAATTCGATAGCTATATCGACCACGCGGGTTATGGAACGCGGTCGGAAGCCATACGCGACCTTATCCGGGCCCGGCTTGTCGAGGAGGGCGTCCAGGATCCGAAAATAGCTGCCACCGGCGTGCTGTCACTCGTCTACGATCACCACCAGCGCGAGTTGGAGGACCACCTGACCGGGCTCCAGCACGATCATCACGAACTCATCATTGCGTCGACCCATGTGCATCTCGACCATCACAATTGCCTTGAGGTCATTCTGCTGAAAGGGAGTGCGGGGGAGATCCGCGACATCGGCGCTGCGCTCGCGAGTTTCAAAGGCGTTAAACATAGCAGCCTCAATCTCACCACGACGAAGGAGTTGTAG
- a CDS encoding TonB-dependent receptor produces MTAYHGGGVLALLLGCLTSAALADSGADTVRTYTLDPVTVTATNLEALRSSVPNAVSVVSRDDIRRSGETSLLAVINKLVPGLFLTERGVLGYGVSNGAAGGISVRGTGGSPNTEVLVLTDGRPQMMGLMGHPLPDTYMSAGVERVEVIRGPASIIHGTNAMGGVINIITQRMPSGGVGADVAASVGSYGTRKIEGGFGFGGDDLGIALRGSRYETNGHRPYSSFDINGGSLRGHYRVSQGLTLSGDASISGFKTFDPGTAATPLVDNWVDITRGSSGFALENRSGRLAGAVKAYLNFGRHDIYDGFHSTDNGVGVVAYQGVTWDGGTQVTGGLDYKRYGGEAGNQKTKIEYGEHFVTEYGVYALVQQTLWDRLTLNGGLRVNHGSMYGNVLIPQAGMAYRLDEATTLKGSAGRGFRSPTIREMFLFPAPNPSLEPESMWNYEVSMLRSFGALSSIELTAFVSEGTNMIRTEGRFPNLRLTNSGRFVHRGIEFAGSWTLPWNLSMDATYGYLSPGAQTMASPRHKVFAELRYGNGPWVANLSAQSVAGLYGADNATRALADYTLLAARVTCTIMDGIDLHVAGENLAGVSYQTMWDYPMPGRTVQAGVRWELR; encoded by the coding sequence ATGACGGCGTATCACGGCGGTGGTGTGCTCGCGCTCCTTCTGGGTTGCCTTACGTCTGCTGCCCTTGCTGATTCCGGTGCGGATACGGTGCGCACCTACACTCTTGACCCGGTGACCGTCACCGCCACGAATCTAGAGGCCCTCCGCAGCAGTGTCCCGAATGCGGTATCGGTCGTCTCCCGTGATGATATCCGCCGCAGCGGCGAGACGTCGCTCCTCGCAGTCATCAATAAACTGGTCCCGGGACTCTTCCTGACCGAGCGTGGCGTCCTTGGGTACGGTGTCTCCAATGGGGCTGCCGGAGGGATATCGGTGCGTGGAACGGGTGGGAGCCCGAACACCGAAGTGCTTGTCCTCACCGACGGACGGCCACAGATGATGGGGCTGATGGGTCACCCCCTCCCGGACACCTACATGTCCGCCGGTGTCGAACGCGTTGAGGTCATCCGCGGCCCAGCGTCGATCATCCATGGCACGAATGCGATGGGAGGCGTCATCAATATCATCACCCAGCGTATGCCTTCGGGGGGCGTGGGGGCCGACGTTGCTGCCTCGGTCGGTTCGTACGGAACAAGAAAGATCGAAGGAGGATTTGGATTCGGCGGAGATGACCTGGGCATCGCTCTCCGCGGGAGCCGGTACGAGACCAACGGGCATCGTCCGTACTCTTCCTTCGACATCAATGGAGGCTCGCTCAGGGGGCACTACCGTGTCTCGCAGGGGCTTACGCTCAGCGGTGATGCAAGCATATCCGGATTCAAAACATTTGACCCGGGAACGGCGGCCACGCCGCTGGTCGACAATTGGGTGGATATCACCCGGGGCAGCTCCGGCTTCGCATTGGAAAACCGGTCCGGCCGCCTCGCGGGAGCGGTGAAGGCCTATCTCAATTTCGGGAGGCATGATATCTATGATGGCTTCCATTCCACCGACAACGGCGTTGGCGTGGTGGCCTATCAGGGCGTTACGTGGGATGGGGGAACGCAGGTCACCGGCGGGCTCGACTACAAACGCTATGGCGGTGAGGCCGGAAATCAGAAGACAAAGATCGAGTACGGAGAACATTTTGTGACCGAGTATGGGGTCTATGCGCTGGTCCAGCAGACCCTGTGGGACCGGCTCACGCTGAACGGCGGGCTGCGCGTCAACCATGGAAGCATGTACGGCAACGTGCTCATTCCCCAGGCCGGGATGGCATACCGGCTAGACGAGGCGACCACCCTGAAAGGGTCGGCAGGGCGAGGCTTCAGGAGTCCGACCATCAGGGAGATGTTCCTCTTCCCGGCGCCCAACCCATCGCTGGAACCGGAATCGATGTGGAACTATGAAGTGAGCATGCTGCGGTCCTTCGGCGCTCTCAGTTCGATCGAGCTCACTGCCTTCGTCTCCGAGGGGACTAATATGATCAGGACCGAAGGGCGATTCCCGAATCTCCGCCTCACGAATTCTGGGCGCTTCGTGCACAGGGGGATCGAGTTCGCAGGATCGTGGACCCTTCCATGGAACCTCAGCATGGATGCGACGTATGGGTACCTGAGTCCGGGGGCGCAAACCATGGCAAGTCCGCGACACAAGGTGTTCGCGGAACTCCGATATGGAAACGGTCCATGGGTCGCCAATCTCTCGGCACAGTCTGTTGCGGGCCTGTATGGCGCCGACAATGCAACGAGAGCTCTGGCGGACTACACACTCCTTGCTGCCCGGGTCACCTGTACCATCATGGACGGGATCGATCTCCACGTGGCGGGCGAGAACCTGGCAGGTGTATCCTATCAGACGATGTGGGACTATCCCATGCCCGGACGGACGGTGCAGGCGGGTGTCCGATGGGAGCTGCGCTGA
- a CDS encoding class I SAM-dependent methyltransferase: MDRREYFDGLSSRWDSFTDAAKVQGALATMLQGFDLRSDEHILDLGCGTGNLTQVLCSVLGARGRITAVDLAPAMIATARERVTDPRVQWVVADAMSLPLPDASVDRVICFSAWAHFPDPWRVAKELGRVIRTDGQLHIVHIDGRDKINAIHTGAGGAIGHDLLPPAADLVSLLRAVGYAVAGEVDTPDSYRVSARWVQ; encoded by the coding sequence ATGGATCGCAGAGAATATTTCGATGGCCTCTCGTCGCGGTGGGATTCTTTCACCGACGCCGCGAAGGTCCAGGGCGCATTGGCAACGATGCTTCAGGGCTTCGACCTGCGCAGCGATGAACATATCCTGGATCTGGGATGCGGTACCGGGAACCTGACGCAGGTGCTGTGTTCTGTGCTCGGTGCGCGCGGGCGCATCACGGCAGTGGATCTCGCTCCGGCGATGATCGCCACGGCACGGGAGCGTGTGACGGATCCGCGGGTCCAATGGGTTGTGGCGGATGCGATGTCGTTGCCGCTGCCGGATGCGAGCGTGGACCGGGTGATCTGCTTCAGCGCCTGGGCACATTTCCCTGACCCATGGCGAGTGGCGAAAGAGCTGGGGAGGGTGATCCGCACGGACGGCCAGCTTCATATCGTGCATATCGATGGCAGGGACAAGATCAACGCGATCCACACGGGGGCCGGTGGTGCGATCGGGCACGACCTGCTGCCGCCGGCGGCCGATCTTGTTTCCTTGCTGCGGGCGGTTGGCTATGCCGTCGCCGGAGAGGTCGATACGCCCGACTCCTACCGTGTGAGCGCGCGGTGGGTGCAATGA
- a CDS encoding ABC transporter ATP-binding protein, whose amino-acid sequence MTPPPAVLSVESLSMRYNGSPRPVLDACSLAIGRGERVALLGLNGSGKTSLLLAIAGLVPFAGAVTVDGVALTTTSTGAVRTRIGFLFSNPEDQLLFPRIRDDVEYALVRDGLDGEEVRRRSHRMMEAMGVAGLSEASPYELSHGQKLRVALAGALVHEPPLLLLDEPSSALDPPGRRALASLLRDQPGAMLMATHDLEFARSCCTRFVLLEGGKVVRDTADPEGIRF is encoded by the coding sequence ATGACCCCGCCTCCCGCCGTCCTGAGCGTCGAGAGCCTCTCGATGCGCTATAACGGCTCCCCACGGCCTGTCCTTGATGCATGCTCGCTCGCGATCGGCCGGGGCGAACGCGTCGCTCTTCTTGGCCTGAACGGGTCAGGGAAGACAAGCCTGTTGCTTGCCATCGCCGGGCTCGTGCCGTTCGCAGGAGCGGTGACGGTGGACGGCGTCGCTCTGACCACCACCTCGACGGGAGCGGTGCGTACCCGTATCGGGTTCCTCTTCTCGAATCCGGAGGATCAACTGCTCTTTCCCCGGATCAGGGACGACGTCGAGTACGCTCTCGTGCGTGATGGCCTGGACGGGGAAGAGGTGCGCCGGCGTTCGCACAGGATGATGGAGGCGATGGGCGTTGCCGGCCTGTCGGAGGCATCACCCTATGAACTGTCGCATGGCCAGAAGCTCCGTGTCGCACTCGCCGGTGCCCTCGTGCACGAACCGCCACTCCTGCTGCTGGATGAACCTTCCAGCGCATTGGATCCGCCGGGACGCAGGGCGCTTGCATCCCTGTTGCGCGATCAACCCGGCGCGATGCTCATGGCGACACATGATCTGGAGTTCGCGCGCTCGTGCTGTACGCGCTTCGTGCTGCTGGAGGGGGGAAAGGTGGTGCGGGATACTGCGGATCCGGAAGGGATCAGGTTCTGA
- a CDS encoding chalcone isomerase family protein, giving the protein MKTTLAALLATLLAMAAPCRTVAQDRVQESSTGKSFPTQVTVAYEGKNYSLSLTGTAVRKKMVFKVYGIAHYAEDPQAGSEENVLAAMLTDGKAKQITMEFVRDVDVEKIQGAYRDGFKENLSEADAKALAPLVEQFLGYFKKEVKENDRFVLQWLPGGVVIAQTQGTTHPPVKSVAFAKALWSIWLGEDSIVDREDLVGRIVK; this is encoded by the coding sequence ATGAAGACCACCCTCGCTGCCCTTCTCGCCACACTGCTGGCCATGGCCGCACCATGCCGCACCGTTGCGCAGGACCGTGTGCAGGAATCCTCCACCGGCAAGTCCTTCCCCACCCAGGTCACCGTGGCTTACGAAGGGAAGAACTACAGCCTGAGCCTCACCGGGACCGCGGTCCGCAAGAAGATGGTCTTCAAGGTGTACGGCATCGCCCACTACGCGGAAGACCCCCAGGCGGGATCGGAAGAGAACGTGCTCGCCGCCATGCTCACCGACGGGAAGGCGAAGCAGATCACGATGGAGTTCGTGCGCGACGTGGACGTGGAAAAGATCCAGGGTGCATACCGCGACGGCTTCAAAGAGAACCTGTCCGAAGCTGATGCAAAAGCCCTTGCCCCGCTGGTGGAACAGTTCCTCGGATACTTCAAGAAGGAAGTGAAGGAGAACGACCGGTTCGTCCTGCAGTGGCTCCCGGGAGGCGTCGTGATCGCCCAGACCCAGGGCACGACCCATCCGCCGGTGAAGAGTGTTGCCTTCGCGAAAGCATTGTGGTCGATCTGGCTCGGCGAGGATTCTATCGTCGACCGTGAAGACCTTGTCGGGCGCATAGTGAAGTGA
- a CDS encoding L-rhamnose isomerase, whose translation MTTTPSISAAFAIAREQYAALGVDVDQALNILRSVSLSLHCWQGDDVHGFERHADAASSGGIQVTGGYRGAARTIAELRADIAKAASLIPGAHRLNLHAMYGDFGAKAVDRDAIEPVHFKSWMDWCRDQKMGLDFNSTCFGHPHADSGFTLSSTDPAIRAFWIEHVRRCREISAVIGKTLGTPCVHNLWIPDGAKDTTVRRSLHRSLLRDALDTIFAKKYDADDIRDAVESKLFGIGSESFVVGSHEFYMGYAITRKLLICLDMGHFHPTESLADKISSMLLFNDELLLHVSRGVRWDSDHVVTLNDDTTTLMEEIVRADALSRIRIALDFFDASMNRIGAWVLGSRATQKALLRALLEPRAKLAAYEEDGNFFARMSLLEDLKAMPFGAVWDAYCATAGVPTGEALRTSIMDYERTVLSARG comes from the coding sequence ATGACCACCACGCCTTCGATCTCCGCCGCTTTTGCCATCGCCCGCGAACAGTATGCCGCGCTGGGTGTTGATGTGGACCAGGCCCTGAACATCCTCCGTTCGGTGTCGCTCTCGCTCCATTGTTGGCAGGGAGACGACGTGCATGGGTTCGAGCGCCATGCCGACGCGGCATCCTCCGGCGGGATCCAGGTGACCGGCGGCTACCGTGGTGCCGCGCGCACGATCGCGGAGCTCCGGGCGGATATCGCGAAGGCCGCCTCACTCATTCCCGGTGCGCACCGCCTGAACCTGCATGCGATGTACGGTGATTTCGGCGCGAAGGCGGTCGACCGCGATGCCATCGAACCGGTGCACTTCAAGAGCTGGATGGATTGGTGCCGTGACCAGAAGATGGGGCTGGATTTCAACTCGACATGCTTCGGCCATCCGCATGCCGACAGCGGGTTCACACTGAGCAGTACGGATCCGGCGATCCGCGCGTTCTGGATCGAACACGTCCGGCGATGCCGCGAGATCAGCGCCGTGATCGGCAAGACCCTCGGGACTCCGTGCGTGCACAACCTCTGGATCCCGGACGGCGCGAAGGACACCACCGTGCGCCGTTCTCTGCATCGCTCGCTCCTCCGCGATGCGCTCGATACGATCTTTGCGAAGAAGTATGATGCGGACGATATCCGCGATGCCGTGGAGAGCAAGCTGTTCGGCATCGGCAGCGAGTCGTTCGTAGTCGGCTCGCACGAGTTCTATATGGGGTACGCCATCACCAGGAAGCTGCTGATCTGTCTGGATATGGGCCACTTCCACCCGACCGAGAGCCTCGCCGACAAGATCTCATCGATGTTGCTCTTCAACGATGAACTGCTTCTGCATGTGAGCCGTGGCGTGCGGTGGGACAGCGATCACGTGGTGACGCTGAACGATGACACCACGACACTCATGGAAGAGATCGTGCGCGCCGACGCATTGAGCCGTATCCGCATCGCCCTGGATTTCTTCGATGCCAGCATGAACCGCATCGGTGCGTGGGTGCTCGGATCGCGCGCCACGCAGAAGGCGTTGCTCCGCGCCCTGCTCGAGCCGCGCGCGAAACTCGCCGCATACGAGGAAGATGGCAACTTCTTTGCGCGCATGTCGCTCCTCGAAGACCTCAAAGCCATGCCGTTCGGCGCCGTGTGGGATGCGTACTGTGCGACTGCGGGGGTTCCGACCGGAGAGGCCCTCCGTACATCGATCATGGACTACGAACGGACGGTGCTCTCTGCCCGTGGGTAA
- a CDS encoding NUDIX hydrolase has product MRTVRLRGFRPERPSVHRSWTTNGRCSLPVGKERIEPRWLAWAREIQAIAQTGLTFATGEYDLVRYRRLMELAAEITADHLGADQEELHQDFLAQPGYATPKIDVRGAIVQDGKILLVQEKVDGNWCMPGGWADVGDFPSDMVVREVQEESGLIVRPEKIVGVFDANHTGRPLAFYHAYKIVFLCELLGGEPHGGDETLDARYFAFDSIPPLSGTRTEHRHLVEIQAHLADPLRPAAFD; this is encoded by the coding sequence ATGCGTACTGTGCGACTGCGGGGGTTCCGACCGGAGAGGCCCTCCGTACATCGATCATGGACTACGAACGGACGGTGCTCTCTGCCCGTGGGTAAGGAACGCATCGAACCCCGATGGCTCGCCTGGGCCAGGGAGATCCAGGCCATTGCGCAGACGGGATTGACCTTTGCGACGGGGGAGTATGACCTCGTGCGGTATCGCCGGCTGATGGAACTCGCCGCGGAGATCACGGCAGACCACCTCGGGGCCGATCAGGAAGAATTGCATCAGGATTTCCTGGCGCAGCCGGGGTACGCCACCCCGAAGATCGATGTGCGCGGCGCTATCGTGCAGGATGGCAAGATCCTGCTCGTGCAGGAGAAAGTGGACGGCAACTGGTGCATGCCCGGAGGGTGGGCAGATGTGGGTGACTTCCCCTCGGACATGGTGGTGCGCGAAGTGCAGGAAGAGAGCGGCCTGATCGTCCGCCCGGAGAAGATCGTGGGTGTGTTCGACGCCAACCACACCGGCCGACCCCTGGCATTCTATCACGCGTACAAGATCGTGTTCCTCTGTGAGCTTCTCGGCGGAGAGCCGCACGGCGGCGACGAGACGCTGGATGCGCGATACTTCGCATTCGACTCCATCCCTCCGCTGTCCGGCACCCGCACCGAGCACCGGCACCTTGTGGAGATCCAGGCTCATCTCGCCGATCCGCTGAGGCCTGCAGCGTTCGATTGA
- a CDS encoding peptidase M64: MRFSLLLMAWAVLGMTPADAADLYARFFTGSTMRIDMHHTGTKGEERLALDQVYEEGAWPGSQTQLLDTLNLGEYFVRVSDRATNMLIYSRGYSTIFNEWQTTDEAVSGAHRTFEESVRLPYPRKAVQVSVSRRDKRMMFHEIFTTIIDPQDPTQVHHEKRSAPYAVRPLMQSGDPAKKVDILILGDGYAKGDLEKFRKDAAHFSEGLFSTKPFAGRRKDFNVWTMEVVAEESGVDIPDQNVWKRNPLGTMYNTFGSARYCLTTDNRVLRDIAAAAPYDFICILVNDSRYGGGGIFNLYATCYTDEKTASQQWQMDYVFVHEFGHSFGGLGDEYYNSSVAYTEFYPAGVEPWEPNVTALRDPANIKWKAFVTAGTPVPTLWEKASFDSVETLRAKLDRLAADYYEKREPLYRASTEILRTSKFVGKVGAFEGSGYASTGLYRPAIDCRMFSLKVIDFDPVCSAAIERMIDLYTR, from the coding sequence ATGCGGTTTTCCCTGCTTCTGATGGCGTGGGCCGTGCTGGGGATGACGCCGGCCGATGCCGCCGATCTCTATGCCCGGTTCTTCACGGGGTCGACCATGCGTATCGATATGCACCACACGGGGACGAAGGGTGAGGAACGGTTGGCCCTCGATCAGGTGTACGAGGAAGGTGCATGGCCGGGATCGCAGACCCAGTTGCTGGACACGCTGAACCTCGGGGAGTATTTCGTCCGGGTGTCCGACAGGGCCACGAATATGCTGATCTATTCCCGTGGCTACTCCACCATCTTCAACGAGTGGCAGACCACGGACGAGGCGGTTTCGGGCGCACACAGGACCTTTGAAGAGAGCGTGCGCCTGCCCTATCCTCGCAAGGCGGTGCAGGTGTCGGTCTCCCGGCGCGACAAGCGGATGATGTTCCATGAGATCTTCACGACGATCATCGACCCGCAGGACCCGACCCAGGTCCATCACGAAAAGAGGTCCGCCCCGTACGCCGTTCGCCCCCTGATGCAGAGCGGCGACCCGGCGAAAAAGGTGGACATCCTGATCCTGGGCGACGGCTATGCGAAGGGGGACCTGGAGAAATTCCGTAAGGACGCCGCGCACTTTTCGGAAGGGCTGTTCTCGACGAAGCCGTTCGCGGGCAGGAGGAAGGATTTCAATGTGTGGACCATGGAGGTTGTTGCCGAGGAGTCGGGCGTCGATATCCCCGACCAGAATGTCTGGAAGCGCAACCCGCTCGGCACGATGTACAATACCTTCGGTTCAGCGCGGTACTGCCTGACCACCGACAACCGTGTGTTGCGGGACATTGCCGCGGCTGCCCCGTACGATTTCATCTGCATCCTGGTCAATGACTCCCGCTATGGCGGTGGCGGGATCTTCAATCTCTATGCAACGTGCTATACGGATGAGAAGACCGCGTCGCAGCAGTGGCAGATGGACTATGTGTTCGTGCATGAATTCGGGCATTCGTTCGGCGGGCTGGGCGACGAGTATTACAACTCCTCCGTTGCCTATACCGAATTCTATCCCGCGGGTGTCGAACCCTGGGAGCCGAATGTCACCGCATTGCGCGACCCCGCGAATATCAAATGGAAGGCATTCGTGACGGCCGGGACCCCGGTCCCCACCCTGTGGGAGAAGGCCTCCTTCGACAGTGTGGAGACCCTGCGGGCCAAACTCGACCGCCTCGCTGCCGATTACTACGAAAAGCGTGAGCCGTTGTACCGTGCGTCCACCGAGATCCTCCGGACCTCGAAGTTCGTGGGGAAGGTCGGCGCGTTTGAGGGGTCCGGCTACGCCTCCACAGGTTTGTACCGCCCGGCGATCGACTGCCGGATGTTCTCACTCAAGGTCATCGATTTCGACCCCGTCTGTAGTGCGGCGATCGAACGCATGATCGATCTCTATACACGATAG
- a CDS encoding DUF2911 domain-containing protein, translating to MKRIIAVVLLAVFMVGLADAQTTPRVPRPSQGAMVKQLVGLSDVTVTYHRPGVKGRAIWGNVVKYGEPWRAGANEPTLVTFSDEVTIGGKKLGAGTYRIVVFPAEKGDWTVVFNSEVKNWGSIYEAKYDTLKMSVKPETVPMTEWMTFSFEDPTATTVTLALAWEKVRLSVPVEFNTLAKIQGSLGTWQLLASAARYAVDNNLYLNEAMGWADRSIALDRNPRNMQVKAELLAKAGKTADAIALGEEAIKMAKAKDAAANTSQLDALVAGWKKK from the coding sequence ATGAAGCGGATCATTGCCGTTGTTCTTCTTGCGGTGTTCATGGTGGGATTGGCGGATGCCCAGACCACGCCGCGCGTGCCGCGGCCAAGTCAGGGTGCAATGGTGAAGCAACTCGTCGGGCTGAGCGACGTGACGGTCACATACCACCGCCCCGGCGTCAAGGGGCGTGCCATCTGGGGCAATGTGGTGAAGTACGGCGAGCCATGGCGTGCCGGTGCGAATGAGCCGACGCTTGTCACCTTCAGCGACGAAGTAACGATCGGCGGGAAGAAACTCGGTGCCGGTACGTACCGCATCGTGGTGTTCCCGGCGGAGAAGGGTGACTGGACCGTTGTCTTCAACAGTGAAGTGAAGAACTGGGGGAGCATCTACGAGGCCAAATACGACACCCTGAAGATGTCCGTGAAGCCTGAGACCGTGCCGATGACCGAATGGATGACGTTCAGCTTCGAGGATCCCACGGCCACGACGGTGACCCTGGCACTGGCCTGGGAAAAGGTCCGGCTGTCGGTCCCGGTGGAGTTCAATACACTGGCGAAGATCCAGGGTTCGCTTGGCACGTGGCAATTGCTTGCCAGTGCGGCACGGTATGCAGTGGACAACAACCTCTATCTGAACGAAGCCATGGGTTGGGCAGACCGGTCGATCGCGCTGGACCGCAATCCGCGCAACATGCAGGTGAAGGCGGAACTCCTTGCCAAGGCCGGGAAGACCGCGGACGCCATCGCTCTTGGTGAAGAAGCCATCAAGATGGCCAAGGCGAAGGATGCTGCTGCGAACACCTCGCAGCTTGATGCGTTGGTTGCGGGATGGAAAAAGAAGTAG